One window of the Zea mays cultivar B73 chromosome 3, Zm-B73-REFERENCE-NAM-5.0, whole genome shotgun sequence genome contains the following:
- the LOC103649579 gene encoding inactive protein FON2 SPARE1: MLPLLATPIRPVPSYVYLLATTGLPQADACQLGTTSSASGRSAGPQYCPCPSPILHKSSLACHQKRPSARTHGGCRPAMRRPHAAAAATALAALLLLVLCLAAALTRHGSGICQQAGRTPTRKMLLAMTISFDDDDAAASPSPSGHHRHPHHHHQHQHHHHHHAGRRRWNRRQGTIPPPSDDAGEAQAVDPRYGVQKRLVPSGPNPLHH; this comes from the coding sequence ATGCTTCCCTTGCTAGCTACTCCGATCCGTCCGGTTCCCAGCTACGTGTACCTACTAGCTACAACGGGCCTGCCCCAGGCAGATGCATGCCAGCTAGGCACTACTAGCTCGGCCTCCGGGCGGTCGGCCGGCCCACAATATTGTCCTTGTCCATCTCCGATTCTCCATAAATCCTCGCTCGCCTGCCACCAGAAACGACCTTCTGCACGTACGCACGGTGGCTGCAGGCCGGCCATGAGACGAcctcacgccgccgccgccgctaccgCTCTCGCtgccctcctcctcctcgtcctGTGCCTCGCCGCCGCGTTGACCCGCCACGGCAGCGGAATCTGCCAGCAGGCGGGGAGGACGCCGACGAGGAAGATGCTGCTGGCCATGACAATAAGcttcgacgacgacgacgctgccGCCTCGCCCTCGCCATCCGGTCACCACCGCCATCCTCACCACCATCACCAACAccaacaccaccaccaccaccacgcgGGCAGGCGGCGATGGAACCGGCGGCAGGGGACCATTCCACCACCGTCAGACGATGCTGGCGAGGCCCAGGCGGTCGACCCGCGCTACGGCGTGCAGAAGCGGCTGGTTCCTTCGGGCCCCAACCCCTTGCATCACTGA
- the LOC109939250 gene encoding GDSL esterase/lipase At5g45910 isoform X1, producing the protein MRVDSSSADSEGQSSHPKTTPQAMSTVTTASSPPTYAYKWQRLFAERCNQARIGVSGIPGVTHLIRNAKGGGVRRLPPLSATRHHGCSQSYNAIYSFGDSIADTGNLCTGSGGCPSWLTTGQPPYGNTHFGHPTGRCTDGRVILDFLADHFGLPLLPPSKAIGAGDVRKGANMAIIGATTMDLEFFNKHGLGSSIWNNGPLGTQIQWFQQLMPSICGADCQSYFNSSLFVVGEFGGNDYNAPLFGGKAMAEVRSYVPEIVDRIASGVETLIGLGAVDVVVPGVLPIGCFPLYLTLYPGSSKDGDYDEAGCLRSYNNLSSYHNELLRQAVSGLQSKHGGGVRLMYADFYAQVADMVRSPESYACRAAIRAESVLRRRRAGLLQLLQQGAVRDGRVERVRRPGEVPGVGRHPSHGSRLPFHRGWVAQGDLLQPRHPASLRTSPCISITLSIYTTIVIIK; encoded by the exons ATGAGAGTTGACTCCTCCAGTGCTGATTCTGAAGGCCAGAGCAGCCATCCAAAAACGACACCTCAGGCGATGTCCACAGTGACGACGGCTTCTAGTCCACCCACGTACGCTTATAAATGGCAGCGTCTCTTCGCTGAACGCTGCAACCAAGCACGGATAGGAGTTTCAGGCATTCCGGGCGTCACGCATCTGATCAGAAATGCTAAGGGCGGTGGCGTTCGCCGTCTTCCTCCTCTCTCCGCCACTCGGCACcacggctgttcgcagagctacaACGCGATCTACAGCTTCGGCGACTCCATCGCCGACACCGGCAACCTCTGCACGGGCTCCGGCGGCTGCCCGTCGTGGCTCACCACCGGGCAGCCACCCTACGGCAACACCCACTTCGGCCACCCCACCGGCCGGTGCACCGACGGCCGGGTCATCCTCGACTTTCTAG CTGATCACTTTGGCCTGCCGCTTCTCCCGCCGTCTAAGGCGATCGGCGCCGGGGACGTCAGGAAGGGCGCGAACATGGCCATCATTGGCGCCACCACCATGGACCTGGAGTTCTTCAATAAgcacggcctcggcagcagcaTCTGGAACAATGGGCCCCTGGGCACCCAGATCCAGTGGTTCCAGCAGCTCATGCCCTCCATCTGCGGCGCCG ATTGCCAGAGCTACTTCAACAGCTCCCTGTTCGTCGTGGGCGAGTTCGGGGGCAACGACTACAACGCGCCGCTCTTCGGCGGCAAGGCCATGGCCGAGGTCAGGAGCTACGTGCCCGAGATCGTGGACCGGATCGCAAGCGGCGTGGAG ACGCTGATCGGGCTGGGCGCGGTGGACGTGGTGGTGCCCGGGGTGCTGCCGATCGGGTGCTTCCCGCTGTACCTGACGCTGTACCCGGGCTCGAGCAAGGACGGCGACTACGACGAGGCCGGCTGCCTCAGGAGCTACAACAACCTCTCCAGCTACCACAACGAGCTGCTGAGGCAGGCGGTGTCCGGGCTGCAGAGCAAGCACGGCGGCGGCGTCCGGCTCATGTACGCCGACTTCTACGCGCAGGTCGCGGACATGGTCCGGTCGCCGGAGAGCTACG CATGCAGGGCTGCAATACGGGCTGAGAGTGTGCTGCGGCGCCGGCGGGCAGGGCTCCTACAACTACTACAACAAGGCGCGGTGCGGGATGGCCGGGTCGAGCGCGTGCGGCGACCCGGAGAAGTACCTGGTGTGGGACGGCATCCATCTCACGGAAGCCGCCTACCGTTCCATCGCGGATGGGTGGCTCAAGGGGACCTACTGCAGCCCCGGCATCCTGCGTCGTTGAGGACCTCGCCATGCATATCAATCACTCTATCTATCTATACGACTATAGTAATAATCAAATAA
- the LOC109939250 gene encoding GDSL esterase/lipase At5g45910 isoform X2: protein MRVDSSSADSEGQSSHPKTTPQAMSTVTTASSPPTYAYKWQRLFAERCNQARIGVSGIPGVTHLIRNAKGGGVRRLPPLSATRHHGCSQSYNAIYSFGDSIADTGNLCTGSGGCPSWLTTGQPPYGNTHFGHPTGRCTDGRVILDFLADHFGLPLLPPSKAIGAGDVRKGANMAIIGATTMDLEFFNKHGLGSSIWNNGPLGTQIQWFQQLMPSICGADCQSYFNSSLFVVGEFGGNDYNAPLFGGKAMAEVRSYVPEIVDRIASGVETLIGLGAVDVVVPGVLPIGCFPLYLTLYPGSSKDGDYDEAGCLRSYNNLSSYHNELLRQAVSGLQSKHGGGVRLMYADFYAQVADMVRSPESYGLQYGLRVCCGAGGQGSYNYYNKARCGMAGSSACGDPEKYLVWDGIHLTEAAYRSIADGWLKGTYCSPGILRR, encoded by the exons ATGAGAGTTGACTCCTCCAGTGCTGATTCTGAAGGCCAGAGCAGCCATCCAAAAACGACACCTCAGGCGATGTCCACAGTGACGACGGCTTCTAGTCCACCCACGTACGCTTATAAATGGCAGCGTCTCTTCGCTGAACGCTGCAACCAAGCACGGATAGGAGTTTCAGGCATTCCGGGCGTCACGCATCTGATCAGAAATGCTAAGGGCGGTGGCGTTCGCCGTCTTCCTCCTCTCTCCGCCACTCGGCACcacggctgttcgcagagctacaACGCGATCTACAGCTTCGGCGACTCCATCGCCGACACCGGCAACCTCTGCACGGGCTCCGGCGGCTGCCCGTCGTGGCTCACCACCGGGCAGCCACCCTACGGCAACACCCACTTCGGCCACCCCACCGGCCGGTGCACCGACGGCCGGGTCATCCTCGACTTTCTAG CTGATCACTTTGGCCTGCCGCTTCTCCCGCCGTCTAAGGCGATCGGCGCCGGGGACGTCAGGAAGGGCGCGAACATGGCCATCATTGGCGCCACCACCATGGACCTGGAGTTCTTCAATAAgcacggcctcggcagcagcaTCTGGAACAATGGGCCCCTGGGCACCCAGATCCAGTGGTTCCAGCAGCTCATGCCCTCCATCTGCGGCGCCG ATTGCCAGAGCTACTTCAACAGCTCCCTGTTCGTCGTGGGCGAGTTCGGGGGCAACGACTACAACGCGCCGCTCTTCGGCGGCAAGGCCATGGCCGAGGTCAGGAGCTACGTGCCCGAGATCGTGGACCGGATCGCAAGCGGCGTGGAG ACGCTGATCGGGCTGGGCGCGGTGGACGTGGTGGTGCCCGGGGTGCTGCCGATCGGGTGCTTCCCGCTGTACCTGACGCTGTACCCGGGCTCGAGCAAGGACGGCGACTACGACGAGGCCGGCTGCCTCAGGAGCTACAACAACCTCTCCAGCTACCACAACGAGCTGCTGAGGCAGGCGGTGTCCGGGCTGCAGAGCAAGCACGGCGGCGGCGTCCGGCTCATGTACGCCGACTTCTACGCGCAGGTCGCGGACATGGTCCGGTCGCCGGAGAGCTACG GGCTGCAATACGGGCTGAGAGTGTGCTGCGGCGCCGGCGGGCAGGGCTCCTACAACTACTACAACAAGGCGCGGTGCGGGATGGCCGGGTCGAGCGCGTGCGGCGACCCGGAGAAGTACCTGGTGTGGGACGGCATCCATCTCACGGAAGCCGCCTACCGTTCCATCGCGGATGGGTGGCTCAAGGGGACCTACTGCAGCCCCGGCATCCTGCGTCGTTGA